Genomic segment of Kibdelosporangium phytohabitans:
GCGACCTGTGGTTCTACTACCACCTCGGCAAGCTGATCAGGCACAAGCTCCGCGCCAGCAAGGACCCGCGTGACCTGCCGTTGCAGCACCTGACCTGGAGCTACGTGGAGGAAGGGCCGTTGGGTGAACCGTCAGCGGAGTCGGTGCTGGCGGAGATCAACGGAACCGGCCCGGACGGTCCGCTCTCGGCCTACACCGAGCTGAAGAACGACGGGTCCACCGCGTGCGGCTGCTGGATCTACTGCGGGGTCCGGGCCGGTGGCGAGAACCAGGCCGCCCGCCGCAAACCGGGCCGCGAACAGACCTGGGTTGCCCCGGAGTGGGGCTGGGCGTGGCCCGCGAACCGCAGGATCATCTACAACCGGGCGTCCGCGGATCCCGACGGCAAGCCGTGGAGCGAACGCAAACGGTACATCTGGTGGGACGCCGGGCAGGGCAAGTGGGTCGGCGAGGACGTGCCGGACTTCGAGGGGACCAAACCGCCGGGCTTCAGGCCGGAGCGCGGCGCCAAGGCCCAGGACGGGTTGGGCGGCGACGATCCGTTCATCATGCAGACCGACGGCAAAGCGTGGCTGTTCGCACCGGCCGGTCTGGCTGACGGGCCGCTGCCCACCCACTACGAGCCGCTGGAGTCGCCGTACTCGAATCCGTTGTACGGCCAGCAGGCCAACCCGACTCTGCAACGCTACGACCACCCGGCCAATCCCTGCAACGGTTCGGCGTTCCCCTTCGTGGTCACGACGTATCGGCTCACCGAACACCACACGGCCGGTGCGATGAGCCGGACGCTGCCGTACTTGTCGGAGCTGCAGCCCGAGTTCTTCTGCGAGGTCTCGCCCGAACTGGCCGAGCAGCAAGGCCTCGAGCACCTCGGCTGGGCCACGATCATCACCAGCCGCACCGCCATCGAGGCACGGGTGATGGTGACGCAGCGGATGAAACCGTTGCGGATGCGCAAACAGATCGTGCACCAGGTCGGTCTGCCGTACCACTGGGGCCCGAACGGACTGTCCATCGGCGACGCGGCCAACGACATCCTCGGCGTCGCGGCGGACCCGAACGTGCACATCCAGGAGTCCAAGGCCGCGACCTGCGACATCATCCCCGGCAGGCGGCCACGCGGACAGGCACTGCTCGACCTCGTCGAGGAATATCGGAGGCGCGGATGACCGAACGCATGGGGTTCTTCACCGACACCTCGGTGTGCATCGGCTGCAAGGCCTGTGAGGTGGCGTGCAAGACGTGGAACGACGTCCCGGCGGACGACCTGGACCTGCTCGGCATGTCCTACGACAACACCGGTTCACTCAACGCCAACAACTGGCGGCATGTCGCGTTCATCGAACAGACCGTCGAGGACAACACCCGGTGGTTGATGTCCAGCGACGTATGCAAGCACTGCACCGAGGCCGGGTGCCTGGACGTGTGCCCGACAGGGTCGTTGTTCCGCACCGAGTTCGACACCGTGGTCGTCCAGGCGGACATCTGCAACGGTTGTGGTTACTGCGTTCCCGCGTGCCCGTTCGGGGTGATCGACCGGCGTGAGGACGACGGCAGGGCGTGGAAGTGCACGATGTGCTACGACCGCATCGGGGACGGCCTGATGCCCGCCTGCGCCACGGCGTGTCCCACCGAGTCGATCCAGTACGGCCCGTTGGACGAGTTGCGGGCACGTGCCGACGAGCGTGTGCGGGAACTGCACGCGCGAGGTCAGGCTGATGCTCGCTTGTACGGTCACTCCCCCGAGGACGGTGTCGGTGGCGCCGGGGCGTTCTTCCTGTTGCTGGACGAACCCGAGGTCTACGGCCTGCCGTCGAATCCCGTTGTGACGACCAGGGACCTGCCCGCGATGTGGAAGCGGGCGGGGCTGGCCGCCGTGGCAGTCGCCGCCGGGGTCGCCGCGTCGTTCCTGGGGCGGCGCTGATGGGCTACTACGGCAAGCCGATCGTCAAAGAGCCGGTGTGGAAGGTCCCGGACGTGCCCGGGTACCTGTTCCTGGGCGGGATGGCGGGCGCGTCGGCGTCGATGGCGCTGGCGGCTCAGCTTTCCGGGCGTCACGAGCTGGTCAGGCCCGCTCGGATCGCCGCCGCTGTCGGATCGCTCGCGAGTGTGGGAGCGTTGGTCCACGACCTGGGACGGCCCGAGCGGTTCCTGAACATGCTGCGGGTCTTCAAGGTGACGTCACCGTTGTCGGTCGGCTCCTGGATCCTGGCGCCGTTCTCCGGCTTGACGGCGTTGAGCGCGACAACCGATTTCAGTGGACGGTTCCGTGGGATCGGGACGCTCGCCGGGGCCGCGGCGGGCGTGCTGGGGCCCGCGATGTGCACGTACACCTCGGTTCTGCTGGCCGACACAGCGATCCCGGCGTGGCACAACGCGTACCCGGAGCTGCCGTTCGTGTTCGCGGGCAGTGCCATGACCAGCGCGGCGGGCGCGTCCCTGCTTGCCTCGCCGTCCCGGCCCGCTGTCCGGCTCGGCTTGCTCGGGAGTGCCCTTGAGCTGACCTCGACGGCCGCGATGGAACGGCGGGTGGAGAACTACCGGTCCAGCAAACTGCTCACCGCTGCGAAGGCGTTGACAGTCGCCGGAGCCGGTCTGTCCCTGCTGCGCCGCAACCGGCCCGCCGCCGTTCTCGCTGGCGTGAGCTACCTGGCCGCAGGCGTGTGCACCCGGTTCGGCGTATACCGAACCGGCGTGGCCTCCGTGACCTCGTGAGTGGTTGAGCCGGTTAGAACCGGCTCAACCACTCACGAGTAGTGGGAGGTCAGTTCGGGAGGAGTTCGGCCAGTTTCGCCTTGATGCCTTCGTAGGCCATCCTGGCGCTGCCCGGGTCGCCCTTGAGGATCGCCTCGGTCACCGCTTTCACCTGCTCAGCCGTGGCGTGCGGCGGAATGGGCGGGATCTCCGCGTCGCAGCGCACGTCCAGCACGGCGGGCCGGTCGGCCGCCAGCGCCTGGTCCCACGCCGGCCCGAGGTCGTCCGGCGAGTCCACATTGAGCGCGATCAGGCCGAGGGACGCCGCGAACGCCGCGTAGTTGATGTCCGGCAGCGCCTGGGATTCCTCGAACTTCGGCGCGCCACCCATCGCACGCAGCTCCCACGTGACCTGGTTGAGGTCGTTGTTGTGGAACACGCACACCACGCAGCGGCGATCAGCCCACAGGTTCTGGTACCTGGCGATCGTGATCAGCTCGGCCAAGCCGTTCATCTGCATGGCCCCGTCGCCGACAAGGGCGACCACGGGCCGGTCCGGGTGGGCGAACTTGGCACCGATCGCGTACGGCACACCCGCGCCCATGGTCGCCAGTGTGCCCGACAGCGAACCCCGCATCTGGCCACGCATCCGCAGGTTGCGGGCGTACCAGTTGGTGGACGAGCCCGAGTCGGCCGTGATGATGAGGTTGTCGGGCGCCCGAATGGACAGCTCATGCACGATCCTGATCGGGTTGATCGGTTCCGCGCTGACCATGGCCTGCTGTTCCATGGACTGCCACCAGCCGGTCACGTGCCGCTCGATCTTCTCCCGCCACGAACGGTTCTCGTTGCGCCGCACCAACGGCAACAGGGCGCGCAACGTGGAGTGCGCGTCACCGACCAGGTTCACCTCGGTCGGGTAACGCATCCCGATCCGGGTACCGTCCACATCGATCTGCACCGCGCGTGCCTTGCCGTACTCCGGCAGGAACTGGCTGTACGGGAAGTTCGAGCCCACGATCAGCAGCGTGTCGCAGTCCCGCATCATCTCGTAGCTCGGCCGCGTGCCCAGCAGACCGATCGACCCCGTCACGTACGGCAGGTCGTCGGCCAGCACGTCCTTGCCCAGCAGTGCTTTGGCGACCCCGGCGCCGGTCAGGTCGGCGATCTGGCGGACCTCGGCGGTCGCGGTCCGCGCGCCCTGTCCGATCAGGATCGCCACCTTCCGCCCCGCGTTCAGCACGTCGGCCGCCCGTTCGAGCTCGGCACTCGGCGGCGTCAGCACGGGCCGGACCAGCCCGGGCCGGCTCGACGGCACGTGCTTGAACTCGTGCCGCGGTGGTTCGTAGGGCTCTTCCTGGACGTCGTTCGGGATGATCACGACGGTCGGCGCGCTGCGGGTGATCGCCGTGCGCAACGCCCGGTCGAGCGCGTTCGGCAGCTGCTCGGCCACCGTCACCTCGACGGAGTACTCGCTGGCCACGTCCTTGACCAGGGACTGCAGGTCGACTTCCTGCTGGTAGCTGCCGCCGCGGGCGGTTCGCGCGGTCTGCCCGACGATCGCCACGACCGGGACGTGGTCGAGTTTCGCGTCGTACAGGCCGTTGAGCAGGTGGATCGCACCCGGGCCCGACGTGGCCAGGCAGACACCCGGCCTGCCGCTGAACTTCGCGTAGCCGACCGCCTCGAACGCGGACATCTCCTCGTGTCTGGACTGGACGAACCGGGGCCGGTTGTCCGCCTTGCCGAACGCGGCGACGATCCCGTTGATGCCGTCGCCCGGGTAGCCGAAGACCTGGTCGACGTTCCAGTCCCGCAACCGCTGCAGCACGTGGTCGCCGACCGTCTCCACCATCAGCTGTCCACCGACAGGGCCTCGACCAGGTCCCCGACCTGCGGTTCGGGCAGGGCGCGGGCGACGTCGGCCGTGCTGATGATGCCGACCAGTTCGTGCCCGTCGATCACCGGCAGCCTGCGGACCTTGTACTCGGCCATCGTGTTCATGATCTCGGTGGCCTCGTCGTCGGCACCGATCGTCACGGCCTCGCCCTGCGCCAGTTCACCGGCGGTCACCGCGCGCGGGTCCTTGCCCTCGGCGATCACCTTCACCACGATGTCACGGTCGGTGATCATCCCTTTGAGACGGTTGTCCTCCCCGCAGATCGGCAGTGCCCCGACGCCCTTGTCCGCCATCAGCTGCGCGGCGTCCCGAATGGTCTGGCTGGCCTGCACACAGGTCGGATCCGGCGTCATGATCTCGCGTGCGCGCGTCATCATGTGCTCCCTTCGTCGTCGGTTTTCGAGTACCCATGGGTGGGAAGCCCACACCCATGCGCATCGGATACACGCTGATGACTGAACAGGCAGGCCCGAAACAGCTGGTCGACGACGCCGTCAAGGCCGAGCGGGCCGGGTTCGCGTTCGAGGTCTCCAGCGACCACTACTTCCCCTGGCTGGCCGAACAGGGCCACGCACCCAACGCGTGGACAGTGCTCGGCGCGGTCGCTCAATGTACCGAACGCGTCGAGTTGATGACATACGTGACGTGTCCGATCATGCGGTACCACCCCGCGGTTGTCGCCCAGCAAGCCGCGACAGTACAGCTGTTGTCCGACAACCGATTCACCCTCGGTGTCGGGTCGGGCGAGAACCTCAACGAACACGTCGTCGGCCGCGGCTGGCCGCCGGTGAACGTCCGGCACGAGATGCTCGCCGAGGCGCTGCAGATCATCCACGGCCTGTTCGACGGCGGCTACTTCGACTACAACGGCTCGTATTTCCGCGTGGACGCGGCGAAACTGTGGGATCTGCCCGAGGTGCGGGTGCCCATCGGTGCCGCGGTGTCCGGCAAGCAGTCGATCAGCCGGCTCGCGCCGCTGGCCGACCACATGATCGCGACCGACCCCGACCCGGACCTGTGCGAGCTCTGGGACGCCCAGAAGGCGGAGCCCGGCCGCAAGATCGGTCAGATGCCGGTCTGCTGGGATCCCGACCGGGAGGCGGCGGTCAACCGCGCACACGAGCAGTTCCGCTGGTCGATCGGCGGCTGGAAGGTCAACGCCGAGCTACCGGACGCCACCAGCTTCGCCGCGGCGACCTCGTTCGTGCGGCCGCAGGACGTGGCCGACTCGATCCCATGTGGACCGGACGTCGAGCCGATCGTCGACGCCGCGAGGAAGTACGCCGATGCCGGGTTCACCGACCTGGCGATCGTGCAGGTCGGCGGCGACCACCAGGACGGCTTCCTCGACTTCGCCAGGGACTCGCTACTGCCCGCCCTCGACGCAGT
This window contains:
- a CDS encoding 4Fe-4S dicluster domain-containing protein, which translates into the protein MTERMGFFTDTSVCIGCKACEVACKTWNDVPADDLDLLGMSYDNTGSLNANNWRHVAFIEQTVEDNTRWLMSSDVCKHCTEAGCLDVCPTGSLFRTEFDTVVVQADICNGCGYCVPACPFGVIDRREDDGRAWKCTMCYDRIGDGLMPACATACPTESIQYGPLDELRARADERVRELHARGQADARLYGHSPEDGVGGAGAFFLLLDEPEVYGLPSNPVVTTRDLPAMWKRAGLAAVAVAAGVAASFLGRR
- the nrfD gene encoding NrfD/PsrC family molybdoenzyme membrane anchor subunit, translating into MGYYGKPIVKEPVWKVPDVPGYLFLGGMAGASASMALAAQLSGRHELVRPARIAAAVGSLASVGALVHDLGRPERFLNMLRVFKVTSPLSVGSWILAPFSGLTALSATTDFSGRFRGIGTLAGAAAGVLGPAMCTYTSVLLADTAIPAWHNAYPELPFVFAGSAMTSAAGASLLASPSRPAVRLGLLGSALELTSTAAMERRVENYRSSKLLTAAKALTVAGAGLSLLRRNRPAAVLAGVSYLAAGVCTRFGVYRTGVASVTS
- a CDS encoding thiamine pyrophosphate-requiring protein, translated to MVETVGDHVLQRLRDWNVDQVFGYPGDGINGIVAAFGKADNRPRFVQSRHEEMSAFEAVGYAKFSGRPGVCLATSGPGAIHLLNGLYDAKLDHVPVVAIVGQTARTARGGSYQQEVDLQSLVKDVASEYSVEVTVAEQLPNALDRALRTAITRSAPTVVIIPNDVQEEPYEPPRHEFKHVPSSRPGLVRPVLTPPSAELERAADVLNAGRKVAILIGQGARTATAEVRQIADLTGAGVAKALLGKDVLADDLPYVTGSIGLLGTRPSYEMMRDCDTLLIVGSNFPYSQFLPEYGKARAVQIDVDGTRIGMRYPTEVNLVGDAHSTLRALLPLVRRNENRSWREKIERHVTGWWQSMEQQAMVSAEPINPIRIVHELSIRAPDNLIITADSGSSTNWYARNLRMRGQMRGSLSGTLATMGAGVPYAIGAKFAHPDRPVVALVGDGAMQMNGLAELITIARYQNLWADRRCVVCVFHNNDLNQVTWELRAMGGAPKFEESQALPDINYAAFAASLGLIALNVDSPDDLGPAWDQALAADRPAVLDVRCDAEIPPIPPHATAEQVKAVTEAILKGDPGSARMAYEGIKAKLAELLPN
- a CDS encoding CBS domain-containing protein, which translates into the protein MTRAREIMTPDPTCVQASQTIRDAAQLMADKGVGALPICGEDNRLKGMITDRDIVVKVIAEGKDPRAVTAGELAQGEAVTIGADDEATEIMNTMAEYKVRRLPVIDGHELVGIISTADVARALPEPQVGDLVEALSVDS
- a CDS encoding TIGR03557 family F420-dependent LLM class oxidoreductase; translated protein: MRIGYTLMTEQAGPKQLVDDAVKAERAGFAFEVSSDHYFPWLAEQGHAPNAWTVLGAVAQCTERVELMTYVTCPIMRYHPAVVAQQAATVQLLSDNRFTLGVGSGENLNEHVVGRGWPPVNVRHEMLAEALQIIHGLFDGGYFDYNGSYFRVDAAKLWDLPEVRVPIGAAVSGKQSISRLAPLADHMIATDPDPDLCELWDAQKAEPGRKIGQMPVCWDPDREAAVNRAHEQFRWSIGGWKVNAELPDATSFAAATSFVRPQDVADSIPCGPDVEPIVDAARKYADAGFTDLAIVQVGGDHQDGFLDFARDSLLPALDAVDSEG